The bacterium region GTTGTAGTGGAAATGCCTGTTTATCGCTCAGCTTCCCCTGCTGTTGCGGTTCCTCCTTCTCCTCCTAATTCTCAATTTTCTGCAAATCCATCTGCTCAACAAGCGGTCCCTCTAATAACTGCTGAAGGGTTTTCTGGAACTGTCGAGCTATACGCTGATCGGATAATTATTAAACGCGGGAAATCATTATTTTCACATATTGTGCGTGGGTTTAAAGGTGACAAGCAGATAATGCTGCGAAGTATAACTGCGATACAATTAAAGAGATGCGGAATCTTTTTAAACGGGTTTATCCAATTTTCAATCCCAGGAGGACAAGAGTCAAAGCGGGGAATATTTGATGCCGTACATGATGAGAATACAGTAACGTTTATCAACAAACAGCAGGATGGGTTTATACGGTTAAATCAATTGGCTGAGCAGAAGATTGGTGAAATTCATCAAAACGCCGCAAAGCTGCACGCTGGTTCATTTTCTCCTGCAGAGGAACTTGGTAAGGTTGCTGACTTACGCGACAAGGGCATAATTACTCAGCAGGAATTTGAGGCAAAAAAGCGTCAACTAGGGTTCTAACTTTTTTCGAAGGTTTTTAAAGCAGACAGTTTCCACGCCTTCGGCTATGAATGACACCTCTGATGAGGTGTTTAGTTTTTTCCGAATCGTGTTTCTTGCTTCTTGTCTCTTGCTTCTATCCCCTTGCCTTGTCAATCTAGGTACAATGCTGGGATATGCTTCTGATCGCGCACGGGGTGGGCGGTTTGGGGTAATCAAGATTCCCGGATAAGACAACCAATTGGAGGGTGTGATTATGGCTGACGCTAATGTCAGATTTACTGTTTTTACCAAGCCTTGGCGTATGGACTTGCCGGAACTGGGCAAGTTTATTGCCGGATTAGGCTTTGATGGGATTGAGCTTCCCGTTCGACCGGGGTATCCGGTCCT contains the following coding sequences:
- a CDS encoding FHA domain-containing protein, with the protein product MPLQLKGTVGLLAGQRIDVGQIPITIGSHPSNAVVLNDPQVSLRHARVVLQGSRIAISDLGSASGTFVNSRPVSFLVKLNKGDTIQIGSQTFVVVEMPVYRSASPAVAVPPSPPNSQFSANPSAQQAVPLITAEGFSGTVELYADRIIIKRGKSLFSHIVRGFKGDKQIMLRSITAIQLKRCGIFLNGFIQFSIPGGQESKRGIFDAVHDENTVTFINKQQDGFIRLNQLAEQKIGEIHQNAAKLHAGSFSPAEELGKVADLRDKGIITQQEFEAKKRQLGF